Proteins encoded within one genomic window of Candidatus Sysuiplasma jiujiangense:
- a CDS encoding DEAD/DEAH box helicase — MEQKRMRPEELGISSEIARILAETGITNLYPTQEVALPHVLNGRNVVAAVPTASGKSLIGYIALLRAALSGQKGMYIVPLKALANEKYEDLSKFGRMGASVAVSTGDLDSKGERLGNNSIIVATSEKADSLLRHSAPWIRELSVLVVDEIHMINDADRGPTLEMVIARLRKLVPNIQIIGLSATIKNSTEIADWLEAEHVHSDWRPVDLKIGTYCEGELFFTNNERRMIDNNPDDLWPLIEDAVKDSGQVLVFVNTRKSTETVASRYGSRMRKLMEQVNDEIELMEDDDGDESNTHLSKILIDSIRNGIAFHHAGLTGRQRTLVERLFKQGKIKCLVATPTLAAGINLPARTVIIRDIYRYDAHTGNTLIPVAEIKQMLGRAGRPSYDDYGEAVIIAKSAEQASLILDEYLLGESESVNSQIGNERSLRTHVLSAFATRVAGSIDELREFFSFSFFSFKNDLSSLDESLNSIISYLWENGMIAVEGERIRATTFGKRVSDLYIDPLSAVIMRDAILRFKPGKELGFLHSICSTPDIIPLYCRNSEVDDLNDIAENRKGELLQQIEEAEDTGLYLSQLKTALLLKDWMSEETEDQILGRYGIYPGDLRNKAETASWLVSSAAELSSVMASGSAQQLELLALRMEKGLSERLLDLATIRMVGRNRALTLYRHNFRSRKDVAAADEEAVAALPGFGRNIARKIIENARRSRKVLKIPQKEEIPQDWFFNE, encoded by the coding sequence GTGGAGCAGAAAAGAATGAGGCCGGAAGAACTGGGCATCAGCAGTGAAATTGCTCGGATACTCGCGGAGACAGGCATAACGAATCTTTATCCGACACAGGAAGTGGCCCTGCCTCACGTGCTTAACGGCAGGAATGTTGTGGCGGCTGTCCCCACTGCTAGCGGTAAGTCGCTTATCGGTTATATTGCGCTCCTGAGGGCGGCTCTGTCAGGCCAGAAAGGCATGTATATCGTGCCTCTCAAGGCGCTGGCAAATGAAAAGTATGAGGATCTCAGCAAATTCGGCAGAATGGGCGCAAGCGTAGCGGTCAGCACGGGCGACCTTGACTCGAAAGGAGAACGTCTTGGGAACAACAGCATCATAGTGGCGACGAGCGAAAAGGCGGATTCGCTGTTGAGACACAGCGCTCCCTGGATAAGAGAGCTGTCCGTCCTGGTCGTCGATGAAATTCACATGATAAACGACGCTGACAGGGGCCCAACGCTTGAAATGGTCATCGCAAGGCTCAGAAAACTTGTTCCCAACATACAGATCATAGGACTGAGTGCCACGATAAAGAATTCGACAGAAATAGCTGACTGGCTTGAGGCGGAACACGTCCACAGCGATTGGAGGCCGGTGGACCTCAAAATAGGTACATACTGTGAAGGCGAGCTGTTCTTCACGAACAACGAACGCAGGATGATAGACAACAACCCCGATGACCTGTGGCCTCTTATTGAGGATGCCGTAAAAGACAGCGGTCAGGTTCTAGTCTTCGTTAACACGAGGAAGAGCACGGAGACCGTTGCTTCGCGATACGGGTCGCGAATGAGGAAACTGATGGAGCAGGTGAACGATGAAATTGAACTCATGGAAGACGATGACGGGGACGAGTCCAATACACATCTGTCGAAGATTCTCATTGATTCCATCAGGAACGGCATAGCGTTCCATCATGCCGGTCTAACAGGAAGACAGAGGACACTTGTAGAACGTCTCTTCAAGCAGGGAAAGATCAAGTGCCTCGTGGCCACGCCGACCCTCGCGGCAGGGATAAACCTGCCCGCAAGGACCGTAATAATAAGGGACATTTACAGGTACGATGCACACACAGGCAACACGCTGATTCCCGTGGCGGAAATTAAACAGATGCTCGGAAGGGCCGGAAGACCGTCGTATGACGACTACGGCGAAGCTGTGATCATAGCAAAGAGCGCAGAACAGGCATCCCTCATACTTGATGAATATCTTCTCGGTGAATCAGAAAGCGTCAATTCACAGATTGGAAATGAGAGGTCGCTCAGAACACATGTCCTGAGCGCTTTCGCCACCAGGGTGGCAGGTTCAATCGACGAACTCAGGGAGTTCTTTTCATTCAGTTTCTTTTCGTTTAAGAATGATCTGAGCAGCCTGGACGAATCGCTGAACTCAATAATATCCTATCTTTGGGAAAACGGCATGATTGCGGTGGAGGGCGAGAGGATCAGGGCAACCACCTTTGGAAAAAGGGTCTCGGATCTCTATATCGATCCACTTTCGGCGGTAATAATGAGGGATGCCATACTGCGGTTCAAACCGGGGAAGGAACTCGGTTTTCTGCATTCCATCTGTTCGACGCCGGACATCATACCCCTCTACTGCAGGAATTCCGAAGTGGATGATCTGAACGATATCGCCGAAAACAGAAAGGGCGAACTGCTGCAGCAGATAGAAGAGGCGGAAGATACCGGATTATACCTGTCGCAGCTCAAGACTGCGCTTCTGCTGAAGGACTGGATGAGCGAGGAAACTGAAGATCAGATACTTGGAAGGTACGGGATTTATCCCGGCGACTTGAGGAACAAGGCGGAAACAGCTTCCTGGCTTGTTTCCAGCGCAGCCGAGCTTTCGTCCGTAATGGCTTCGGGCAGCGCGCAGCAGCTGGAGCTCCTTGCCCTGAGGATGGAGAAGGGTCTGAGCGAACGCCTTCTTGATCTGGCGACAATCAGAATGGTGGGAAGAAACAGGGCGCTCACGCTGTACAGGCACAATTTCAGGAGCAGGAAGGATGTGGCTGCGGCGGACGAGGAAGCGGTCGCAGCTTTGCCGGGTTTCGGAAGAAATATTGCAAGGAAGATAATTGAGAACGCAAGGAGATCCAGAAAGGTGCTGAAAATACCGCAAAAAGAGGAGATCCCGCAGGACTGGTTTTTCAATGAATGA